The following are encoded together in the Candidatus Binatia bacterium genome:
- a CDS encoding PEP-CTERM sorting domain-containing protein, giving the protein MSHRRLLFPFLAVAFLLGPGSAAAGLISLTLVGGATATDGSTTVADPLAQESLSGTTLTQLGAPLLFDPSGALGLTVRVQNTSDQEIAFPDVLPGVSVLTGVNGITGYSSKLNVGAGGAAGKSGAAGAEGAVSRTVIDLTDSVYAVSSPASGSNGGGGGALTGVADNWIGLTGASGADLAAYLANVHLAPGQWIDIPDFVRISAFQRMTEGARLGFGFDIPTFSFGGISVTCGAWTGSFSEAGETAPPPPDPISLPEPGSGSLWLAGLGAFALCGRRVVARD; this is encoded by the coding sequence GTGTCCCATCGTCGTCTGCTGTTCCCGTTTCTTGCCGTCGCATTCCTGCTCGGACCCGGATCGGCCGCGGCCGGGTTGATCTCGCTCACGCTGGTCGGTGGCGCGACCGCGACGGACGGATCGACCACGGTCGCGGATCCCCTCGCGCAGGAGTCGCTCAGCGGCACCACGCTCACCCAGCTCGGCGCGCCGCTTCTCTTCGACCCCTCGGGCGCGCTGGGCTTGACCGTGCGCGTCCAGAACACCTCCGACCAGGAGATCGCGTTCCCCGACGTCCTGCCCGGCGTCTCCGTGCTCACCGGGGTGAACGGGATCACGGGCTATTCGTCCAAGCTGAACGTCGGCGCGGGGGGCGCCGCGGGTAAATCGGGAGCCGCGGGAGCGGAGGGAGCCGTGAGCCGGACGGTGATCGACCTGACCGACTCCGTCTACGCGGTCAGCTCGCCCGCGTCGGGATCGAACGGCGGGGGCGGCGGCGCCTTGACCGGCGTCGCCGACAACTGGATCGGGCTCACCGGCGCCTCAGGCGCGGACCTCGCCGCCTACCTCGCCAACGTGCACCTGGCGCCCGGCCAGTGGATCGACATCCCCGATTTCGTGCGGATCTCGGCGTTCCAGCGGATGACCGAGGGAGCGCGCCTCGGGTTCGGGTTCGACATCCCCACCTTCTCGTTCGGGGGGATCAGCGTGACGTGCGGCGCGTGGACCGGCAGCTTCAGCGAGGCCGGCGAGACAGCGCCTCCGCCTCCCGATCCGATCTCGCTGCCCGAGCCCGGGTCGGGATCGCTCTGGCTGGCGGGACTAGGCGCGTTCGCGCTGTGCGGCCGGCGCGTCGTCGCGCGTGACTAG